A portion of the Oreochromis niloticus isolate F11D_XX linkage group LG10, O_niloticus_UMD_NMBU, whole genome shotgun sequence genome contains these proteins:
- the htr3b gene encoding 5-hydroxytryptamine receptor 3B isoform X2 — protein MSLIWLMLLFSAHLAECVPEKPKRSALNQLTRTLLRNYDCGVRPVHNWTTPTTVYIDLTLRSVLDVDGKTQSITTSIWYRQVWTDEFLVWDPDEFEGIKEISLSSEAIWIPDVIISEFVDEGKSPPIPYVYVNSSGSVKNKRPIQAVLACTLEMYAFPFDKQNCSLTFRSLLHSVQEINLALLRNENTTANDRKQFMNDGEWELLSIPSRYRLSQQNETEYAYIQFNVLIRRRPLLYVVGLLIPSIFLMLVDVMSFYLPLNSGTRITFKISILLGYTVFRVNMTDELPVTAVRTSLIGVFFVVCMALLMLSLIKSILVVKLLHYSEKEVKEMSVSACLLDKYGSAGHVFTESALTSIKTLDHINPSGDYELENSLDEDLLSLNEIQDTPTGLEGLLRELVSLRLAFSQEDSESSAQSEWLALCSKLDCFLFRLYLLVLGLYAGTLLLLWVNWSFA, from the exons ATGTCTCTCATTTGGCTGATGCTGCTGTTCTCAG CCCATCTGGCTGAATGTGTGCCAGAGAAGCCAAAGAGGTCAGCTCTGAACCAGCTGACCAGGACCCTGCTGAGGAACTACGACTGCGGCGTTCGACCTGTTCACAATTGGACCACTCCTACTACTGTCTACATAGACCTGACACTACGGTCTGTCCTTGATGTG gaTGGAAAGACTCAGAGCATCACTACAAGTATTTGGTACAGACAG GTCTGGACAGATGAGTTCCTGGTTTGGGATCCAGACGAGTTTGAGGGTATCAAAGAGATCTCGCTGTCATCTGAAGCTATCTGGATACCTGATGTTATCATTAGTGAATT TGTGGACGAAGGGAAGTCCCCTCCGATCCCCTACGTTTATGTCAACTCTTCTGGCTCAGTAAAGAACAAACGGCCCATCCAGGCAGTGCTAGCTTGCACTCTCGAGATGTACGCCTTTCCGTTTGACAAGCAGAATTGCAGCCTCACCTTCCGAAGTTTGTTGCACTCAG TGCAAGAAATAAACTTGGCCCTTTTGAGGAATGAAAACACCACTGCTAATGATAGAAAGCAGTTCATGAATGATGGAGAATGGGAACTGCTGTCCATTCCTTCACGCTACCGGCTGAGTCAACAAAACGAAACTGAATATGCCTACATCCAATTTAAC GTGTTGATTCGCCGGCGCCCCCTGCTGTACGTGGTAGGACTCCTCATCCCGAGCATCTTCCTCATGTTGGTAGATGTGATGAGCTTCTACCTGCCTCTGAACAGCGGTACACGCATCACCTTTAAGATCAGCATACTGCTCGGCTACACCGTCTTCAGAGTCAACATGACAGATGAACTGCCTGTTACTGCTGTCAGGACTTCACTCATTG GGGTATTCTTTGTGGTGTGCATGGCCCTGCTGATGCTCAGTCTGATCAAGTCTATACTGGTTGTGAAGCTGCTTCACTACAGTGAGAAGGAGGTCAAGGAAATGTCAGTGTCTGCCTGCCTGTTGGACAAGTACGGCTCAGCTGGTCATGTCTTTACTGAGAGTGCTTTAACTTCCATCAAAACCCTCGACCACATAAACCCGTCTGGAG actATGAGCTTGAAAACTCACTGGATGAGGATCTGCTGTCCCTGAATGAGATCcaggatactcccactgggctGGAGGGGCTCCTCCGAGAGCTGGTTTCCCTCCGTCTAGCTTTTTCCCAGGAGGACAGCGAGTCTTCAGCTCAGAGCGAATGGCTGGCCCTCTGCTCTAAGCTCGACTGCTTCCTGTTTCGCCTTTATCTGCTGGTTCTGGGCTTGTATGCTGGAACGCTACTGCTGCTCTGGGTCAACTGGAGCTTTGCTTGA
- the htr3b gene encoding 5-hydroxytryptamine receptor 3B isoform X1: protein MVANLKPARTRYVIVGTFPQGNHFGYDSWITPVILVFSLMSLIWLMLLFSAHLAECVPEKPKRSALNQLTRTLLRNYDCGVRPVHNWTTPTTVYIDLTLRSVLDVDGKTQSITTSIWYRQVWTDEFLVWDPDEFEGIKEISLSSEAIWIPDVIISEFVDEGKSPPIPYVYVNSSGSVKNKRPIQAVLACTLEMYAFPFDKQNCSLTFRSLLHSVQEINLALLRNENTTANDRKQFMNDGEWELLSIPSRYRLSQQNETEYAYIQFNVLIRRRPLLYVVGLLIPSIFLMLVDVMSFYLPLNSGTRITFKISILLGYTVFRVNMTDELPVTAVRTSLIGVFFVVCMALLMLSLIKSILVVKLLHYSEKEVKEMSVSACLLDKYGSAGHVFTESALTSIKTLDHINPSGDYELENSLDEDLLSLNEIQDTPTGLEGLLRELVSLRLAFSQEDSESSAQSEWLALCSKLDCFLFRLYLLVLGLYAGTLLLLWVNWSFA, encoded by the exons GGCAATCATTTTGGGTATGACTCTTGGATAACACCCGTAATCTTGGTTTTTAGCTTGATGTCTCTCATTTGGCTGATGCTGCTGTTCTCAG CCCATCTGGCTGAATGTGTGCCAGAGAAGCCAAAGAGGTCAGCTCTGAACCAGCTGACCAGGACCCTGCTGAGGAACTACGACTGCGGCGTTCGACCTGTTCACAATTGGACCACTCCTACTACTGTCTACATAGACCTGACACTACGGTCTGTCCTTGATGTG gaTGGAAAGACTCAGAGCATCACTACAAGTATTTGGTACAGACAG GTCTGGACAGATGAGTTCCTGGTTTGGGATCCAGACGAGTTTGAGGGTATCAAAGAGATCTCGCTGTCATCTGAAGCTATCTGGATACCTGATGTTATCATTAGTGAATT TGTGGACGAAGGGAAGTCCCCTCCGATCCCCTACGTTTATGTCAACTCTTCTGGCTCAGTAAAGAACAAACGGCCCATCCAGGCAGTGCTAGCTTGCACTCTCGAGATGTACGCCTTTCCGTTTGACAAGCAGAATTGCAGCCTCACCTTCCGAAGTTTGTTGCACTCAG TGCAAGAAATAAACTTGGCCCTTTTGAGGAATGAAAACACCACTGCTAATGATAGAAAGCAGTTCATGAATGATGGAGAATGGGAACTGCTGTCCATTCCTTCACGCTACCGGCTGAGTCAACAAAACGAAACTGAATATGCCTACATCCAATTTAAC GTGTTGATTCGCCGGCGCCCCCTGCTGTACGTGGTAGGACTCCTCATCCCGAGCATCTTCCTCATGTTGGTAGATGTGATGAGCTTCTACCTGCCTCTGAACAGCGGTACACGCATCACCTTTAAGATCAGCATACTGCTCGGCTACACCGTCTTCAGAGTCAACATGACAGATGAACTGCCTGTTACTGCTGTCAGGACTTCACTCATTG GGGTATTCTTTGTGGTGTGCATGGCCCTGCTGATGCTCAGTCTGATCAAGTCTATACTGGTTGTGAAGCTGCTTCACTACAGTGAGAAGGAGGTCAAGGAAATGTCAGTGTCTGCCTGCCTGTTGGACAAGTACGGCTCAGCTGGTCATGTCTTTACTGAGAGTGCTTTAACTTCCATCAAAACCCTCGACCACATAAACCCGTCTGGAG actATGAGCTTGAAAACTCACTGGATGAGGATCTGCTGTCCCTGAATGAGATCcaggatactcccactgggctGGAGGGGCTCCTCCGAGAGCTGGTTTCCCTCCGTCTAGCTTTTTCCCAGGAGGACAGCGAGTCTTCAGCTCAGAGCGAATGGCTGGCCCTCTGCTCTAAGCTCGACTGCTTCCTGTTTCGCCTTTATCTGCTGGTTCTGGGCTTGTATGCTGGAACGCTACTGCTGCTCTGGGTCAACTGGAGCTTTGCTTGA